From the genome of Dryobates pubescens isolate bDryPub1 chromosome 5, bDryPub1.pri, whole genome shotgun sequence, one region includes:
- the AREL1 gene encoding apoptosis-resistant E3 ubiquitin protein ligase 1 isoform X2, which yields MFYIIGGITVSVVAFFFTIKFLFELAARIVSFLQHEDRERRGERTIYDYVRGNYLDPRSCKISWDWKDPYEVGHSMAFRVHLFYKNGQPFPAHRPVGLRVHICHVELAIDIPVTQEVLQEPNSNVVKVAFTVRRAGRYEISVKLGGLNVAYSPYYKVFQPGMVVPSKTKIVCHFSTLVLTCGQQHTLQIAPRDEYDNPTSNSVSLIDEHNYSLSIHELGPQEEESSDVVFEKSVVSNRQTCEVFFRLTLHCRGCFHACISYQNQPISNGDFDIIVLSENEKNIVERNVSTSGVSIYFEAYLYDAPSYTNTQWQLPPTHLSPSQRRPSTATEEEDEDSPSDSQTPEKVKKPKKVYCYVSPKQFSVKEFYLKIIPWRLFTFRVCPGTKFSYLGPDPVHKLLTLVVDDGIQPPVELSCKERNILAATFIRSLHKNIGGSETFQDKVNFFQRELRQVHMKRPHSKVTLKVSRHCLLESSFKATRNFSVSDWSKNFEVIFQDEEALDWGGPRREWFELICKALFDTTSQLFTRFSDNNQALVHPNPGRPTYLRLKVYEFAGRLVGKCLYESSLGGAYKQLVRARFTRSFLAQIIGLRMHYKYFETDDPEFYKSKVCFILNNDVSEMDLVFAEEKYSKTGQLEKVVELVAGGAQIPVTNENKILYLNLLAQYRLANQVREEVDHFLKGLNELVPENLLAIFDENELELLMCGTGDISVCDFKAHAVVVGGSWHFREKVMRWFWTVVSSFTQEELARLLQFTTGSSQLPPGGFAALCPSFQIIAAPTHSTLPTAHTCFNQLCLPTYDSYEEVHKMLQLAISEGCEGFGML from the exons TTGTTCTATAAAAACGGGCAACCCTTCCCTGCTCACCGGCCTGTGGGGCTGCGAGTTCACATCTGCCATGTGGAGCTAGCAATTGATATTCCTGTAACccaggaagttcttcaggagCCTAATTCCAATGTGGTGAAAGTGGCCTTCACTGTGCGCAGGGCTGGGAGATATGAGATCTCTGTAAAACTCGGTGGCTTGAATGTGGCCTACAGCCCCTACTACAAGGTGTTTCAGCCAG GAATGGTGGTTCCTTCCAAAACCAAAATTGTCTGCCATTTCTCCACTCTGGTGCTgacctgtgggcagcagcacactCTGCAGATAGCTCCCAGAGATGAGTATGACAATCCCACCAGCAATTCTGTGTCCCTGATAGATGAGCACAACTACAGCCTCTCCATCCATGAG CTGGGTCCTCAAGAAGAAGAGAGCTCTGATGTTGTTTTTGAGAAGTCTGTGGTGTCCAATCGCCAGACTTGCGAAGTGTTCTTCCGACTCACCTTGCACTGTAGGGGGTGTTTCCATGCCTGCATCTCCTACCAGAACCAGCCCATAAGCAATGGTGATTTTGACATCATTGTTTTAAGTG AGAATGAGAAGAACATTGTAGAACGCAATGTGTCCACCTCAGGAGTCAGTATTTACTTTGAAGCCTACCTTTATGATGCTCCCAGTTACACCAACACACAGTGGCAACTTCCACCAACACACCTGAGCCCCTCCCAGCGCCGTCCTTCCACCGCGAccgaggaggaggatgaagattCTCCCTCTGACAGCCAAACCCCTGAGAAAGTGAAGAAACCTAAAAAAGTGTACTGCTATGTGTCACCTAAG CAATTCTCAGTGAAAGAGTTTTACCTGAAGATCATTCCGTGGCGCCTTTTCACCTTTAGAGTTTGTCCTGGCACAAAG TTTTCATACCTTGGTCCTGACCCTGTGCACAAATTACTGACACTGGTGGTGGATGATGGGATCCAACCCCCTGTGGAGCTCAGCTGCAAGGAGAGGAACATCTTGGCAGCCACTTTCATTCGCTCTCTGCATAAAAACATAG gaggctcagagaccttCCAGGACAAAGTGAACTTCTTCCAGCGAGAGCTACGCCAGGTGCACATGAAAAGGCCTCATTCCAAGGTCACGCTGAAGGTCAGCCGTCACTGTCTGCTGGAGTCG TCTTTTAAAGCCACAAGaaatttttctgtttctgactGGAGCAAAAACTTTGAAGTGATTTTTCAGGATGAAGAAG CTCTGGACTGGGGAGGTCCACGGCGAGAGTGGTTTGAGCTCATCTGTAAGGCACTATTTGATACCACGAGTCAGCTCTTCACACGCTTCAGTGATAACAACCAGGCCTTG GTGCATCCAAATCCAGGGCGTCCCACGTACTTACGCCTCAAAGTGTACGAGTTTGCAGGCCGCCTGGTGGGGAAATGCCTTTATGAATCCTCTCTGGGAGGTGCTTACAAACAGCTGGTGCGAGCTCGCTTCACCCGATCCTTCCTGGCTCAGATCATAGGACTTCGTATGCATTACAAG TATTTTGAAACAGATGACCCAGAATTCTATAAATCCAAAGTTTGTTTCATACTGAACAATGATGTGAGTGAGATGGATCTGGTCTTTGCTGAAGAGAAGTATAGCAAAACAGGACAGCTGGAGAAG GTGGTGGAACTGGTAGCAGGAGGGGCTCAGATACCAGTAaccaatgaaaacaaaatcttgTATCTAAATCTGCTTGCACAGTACAGGCTGGCCAATCAAGTTAGAGAGGAGGTGGATCACTTCCTGAAAG gTCTTAATGAGTTAGTTCCTGAAAACCTCTTGGCTATTTTTGATGAAAATGAGCTTGAG TTGCTTATGTGTGGTACTGGAGATATCAGTGTCTGTGACTTCAAGGCACATGCTGTAGTCGTAGGAGGATCTTGGCACTTCCGTGAGAAG GTTATGAGGTGGTTTTGGACCGTGGTCTCCAGTTTTACACAGGAAGAGCTGGCCAGGCTCTTACAGTTCACAACTGGTtcctcccagctgcccccaggaggGTTTGCTGCACTTTGTCCATCTTTCCAGATCATCGCAGCTCCAACTCACAGTACTTTGCCGACAGCCCACACTTG ttttAACCAGCTGTGCCTCCCTACTTATGACTCCTATGAGGAAGTGCACAAGATGCTGCAGCTAGCTATCAGCGAGGGTTGTGAGGGCTTTGGCATGCTGTGA
- the AREL1 gene encoding apoptosis-resistant E3 ubiquitin protein ligase 1 isoform X1, producing the protein MFYIIGGITVSVVAFFFTIKFLFELAARIVSFLQHEDRERRGERTIYDYVRGNYLDPRSCKISWDWKDPYELFYKNGQPFPAHRPVGLRVHICHVELAIDIPVTQEVLQEPNSNVVKVAFTVRRAGRYEISVKLGGLNVAYSPYYKVFQPGMVVPSKTKIVCHFSTLVLTCGQQHTLQIAPRDEYDNPTSNSVSLIDEHNYSLSIHELGPQEEESSDVVFEKSVVSNRQTCEVFFRLTLHCRGCFHACISYQNQPISNGDFDIIVLSENEKNIVERNVSTSGVSIYFEAYLYDAPSYTNTQWQLPPTHLSPSQRRPSTATEEEDEDSPSDSQTPEKVKKPKKVYCYVSPKQFSVKEFYLKIIPWRLFTFRVCPGTKFSYLGPDPVHKLLTLVVDDGIQPPVELSCKERNILAATFIRSLHKNIGGSETFQDKVNFFQRELRQVHMKRPHSKVTLKVSRHCLLESSFKATRNFSVSDWSKNFEVIFQDEEALDWGGPRREWFELICKALFDTTSQLFTRFSDNNQALVHPNPGRPTYLRLKVYEFAGRLVGKCLYESSLGGAYKQLVRARFTRSFLAQIIGLRMHYKYFETDDPEFYKSKVCFILNNDVSEMDLVFAEEKYSKTGQLEKVVELVAGGAQIPVTNENKILYLNLLAQYRLANQVREEVDHFLKGLNELVPENLLAIFDENELELLMCGTGDISVCDFKAHAVVVGGSWHFREKVMRWFWTVVSSFTQEELARLLQFTTGSSQLPPGGFAALCPSFQIIAAPTHSTLPTAHTCFNQLCLPTYDSYEEVHKMLQLAISEGCEGFGML; encoded by the exons TTGTTCTATAAAAACGGGCAACCCTTCCCTGCTCACCGGCCTGTGGGGCTGCGAGTTCACATCTGCCATGTGGAGCTAGCAATTGATATTCCTGTAACccaggaagttcttcaggagCCTAATTCCAATGTGGTGAAAGTGGCCTTCACTGTGCGCAGGGCTGGGAGATATGAGATCTCTGTAAAACTCGGTGGCTTGAATGTGGCCTACAGCCCCTACTACAAGGTGTTTCAGCCAG GAATGGTGGTTCCTTCCAAAACCAAAATTGTCTGCCATTTCTCCACTCTGGTGCTgacctgtgggcagcagcacactCTGCAGATAGCTCCCAGAGATGAGTATGACAATCCCACCAGCAATTCTGTGTCCCTGATAGATGAGCACAACTACAGCCTCTCCATCCATGAG CTGGGTCCTCAAGAAGAAGAGAGCTCTGATGTTGTTTTTGAGAAGTCTGTGGTGTCCAATCGCCAGACTTGCGAAGTGTTCTTCCGACTCACCTTGCACTGTAGGGGGTGTTTCCATGCCTGCATCTCCTACCAGAACCAGCCCATAAGCAATGGTGATTTTGACATCATTGTTTTAAGTG AGAATGAGAAGAACATTGTAGAACGCAATGTGTCCACCTCAGGAGTCAGTATTTACTTTGAAGCCTACCTTTATGATGCTCCCAGTTACACCAACACACAGTGGCAACTTCCACCAACACACCTGAGCCCCTCCCAGCGCCGTCCTTCCACCGCGAccgaggaggaggatgaagattCTCCCTCTGACAGCCAAACCCCTGAGAAAGTGAAGAAACCTAAAAAAGTGTACTGCTATGTGTCACCTAAG CAATTCTCAGTGAAAGAGTTTTACCTGAAGATCATTCCGTGGCGCCTTTTCACCTTTAGAGTTTGTCCTGGCACAAAG TTTTCATACCTTGGTCCTGACCCTGTGCACAAATTACTGACACTGGTGGTGGATGATGGGATCCAACCCCCTGTGGAGCTCAGCTGCAAGGAGAGGAACATCTTGGCAGCCACTTTCATTCGCTCTCTGCATAAAAACATAG gaggctcagagaccttCCAGGACAAAGTGAACTTCTTCCAGCGAGAGCTACGCCAGGTGCACATGAAAAGGCCTCATTCCAAGGTCACGCTGAAGGTCAGCCGTCACTGTCTGCTGGAGTCG TCTTTTAAAGCCACAAGaaatttttctgtttctgactGGAGCAAAAACTTTGAAGTGATTTTTCAGGATGAAGAAG CTCTGGACTGGGGAGGTCCACGGCGAGAGTGGTTTGAGCTCATCTGTAAGGCACTATTTGATACCACGAGTCAGCTCTTCACACGCTTCAGTGATAACAACCAGGCCTTG GTGCATCCAAATCCAGGGCGTCCCACGTACTTACGCCTCAAAGTGTACGAGTTTGCAGGCCGCCTGGTGGGGAAATGCCTTTATGAATCCTCTCTGGGAGGTGCTTACAAACAGCTGGTGCGAGCTCGCTTCACCCGATCCTTCCTGGCTCAGATCATAGGACTTCGTATGCATTACAAG TATTTTGAAACAGATGACCCAGAATTCTATAAATCCAAAGTTTGTTTCATACTGAACAATGATGTGAGTGAGATGGATCTGGTCTTTGCTGAAGAGAAGTATAGCAAAACAGGACAGCTGGAGAAG GTGGTGGAACTGGTAGCAGGAGGGGCTCAGATACCAGTAaccaatgaaaacaaaatcttgTATCTAAATCTGCTTGCACAGTACAGGCTGGCCAATCAAGTTAGAGAGGAGGTGGATCACTTCCTGAAAG gTCTTAATGAGTTAGTTCCTGAAAACCTCTTGGCTATTTTTGATGAAAATGAGCTTGAG TTGCTTATGTGTGGTACTGGAGATATCAGTGTCTGTGACTTCAAGGCACATGCTGTAGTCGTAGGAGGATCTTGGCACTTCCGTGAGAAG GTTATGAGGTGGTTTTGGACCGTGGTCTCCAGTTTTACACAGGAAGAGCTGGCCAGGCTCTTACAGTTCACAACTGGTtcctcccagctgcccccaggaggGTTTGCTGCACTTTGTCCATCTTTCCAGATCATCGCAGCTCCAACTCACAGTACTTTGCCGACAGCCCACACTTG ttttAACCAGCTGTGCCTCCCTACTTATGACTCCTATGAGGAAGTGCACAAGATGCTGCAGCTAGCTATCAGCGAGGGTTGTGAGGGCTTTGGCATGCTGTGA